AATCCCGCTGTCATCGCTGATAACGTGGGCGACAACGTGGGGGACATCGCCGGAATGGGATCGGACCTGTACGAATCGTACGTGTCAGCGGTTGCAGCCTCGATGGTCCTGGGCACCGCGTTCGGCATTCAAGGGGTACTCCTGCCGATGTATCTCGCGGCCGTCGGCATCGTCTCCTCCATCGTGGGGACCTTGTTTGTCCGTCCCCCCGAGGTGGCCGGGTCCTTCGAAGCCCAGGCTTCCCAGGCCCGACGCAGCATGAACGCCGGGCTCTACGTTTCCAATATCCTCGCCATCCTCGGGTCATTGATATTGGTGTGGTTATACCTGGGGAGCTTAAACGTCTTTTGGGCGCTGGTCCTGGGGCTGGTTGCTGGCACTGGTATTGGAATCGGGACCGAATACTTTACCGCTGAAAAAGCGCCCGTCATCGGCATAGCCCGGGCCGCCCAGACAGGGGCGGCCACCACGCTGATCGAGGGGCTCGCCGTCGGGATGATGAGCGTCATTCCCCCCGTGGTGCTCGTGGCGGTTGCAACGGTAGGCTCGTACCAGTTGGCCGGCCTGTACGGGATCGCCATTGCCTCAATGGGGATGCTGGTCACGCTGGGGAGCGTGCTGGCCATTGACTGCTACGGGCCCATCGTGGACAACGCGGCGGGCATCGCTGAGATGGCCGGCCTGGGGAGGGAAGTCCGCGAGCGCTGTGAAGCACTGGATTCGGTGGGGAACACCACGGCCGCCGTCGGCAAGGGCTTTGCCATCGGATCGGCAGCGCTGGCGTCCCTTGCCTGGCTCGCGACCTATTTCAAGGTTACCCACGTCGAGTCGGTGAGTCTTACCGACGTGAACGTGATGGCCGGCCTGTTCATCGGGGCTCTCCTCCCATTCGTCTTTAGCGCCCTCGCAATGCGGGGCGTCGGAACCGGCGCTTTCGACATGGTTGCTGAGGTCCGGCGCCAGTTCAAGGAGATTCCGGGCCTCATGGAGGGGACGGCCAAGCCTGACTACGTCTCCTGCGTGGACATCGCCACCAAGAGGGCGCTCCGCTCCATGCTGCTGCCGGGGATGCTCGTCATCGTGGTCCCCGTGGGCATGGGGCTGCTCCTCGGCGTCGAGTCGCTGGCCGGCCTGTTGATGGGGGCGCTGCTCAGCGGCTTTTGCTTGGCGGTCTTCATGGCCAACGCTGGCGGGGCCTGGGACAATGCGAAGAAGTACATTGAGGCAGGTCACCTGGGCGGGAAGGGGAGCGAGGCGCACAAGGCAGCAGTCATCGCCGATACCGTGGGGGACCCCTTTAAAGACACTGCCGGCCCTTCGCTCAACATCCTAATCAAGCTCGTGGGGAAAGTGGCAGTGATCTTTGCCCCCCTCTTCATCATCTAGCGCCGACCCAACTACTGACCGTTGACAAGAAAGTGACTGGTGACCAGTGGCTAGTGGCTGGTGGTTTTCACCAATCACCGATTACCAACCACCAATAGCCTGTGAACCGTGAACTCCCGACTGTCAGCCGTCAGCAAATAATCTGAGGCCATCAATAGGACACAGCAGCCGACTGCTGATTGCGGAGAGATAATAGCTGTTCTGAGAGACTGATGAGCGAATTGTTTCGGAAACGACCATGGTTCCTCGGACTGCTCATTTTTGTAGGGGCCACCGTGCCGCTGTGGGGTGCGGTGCGCGTCGAGACGTCGTCGGTCACCTACAAGAGTGGCGCGGAACAGGTGCAGGGATACCTCGCGAGGCCGGCTGCTAGAGGACCCTTCCCGGCTCTGGTGGTGATTCACGAGTGGTGGGGGCTGAACACGCAGATCAAGGGCATGGCCGAAAAGCTGGCCCGCGAGGGCTATGTGACCCTCGCAGTGGATCTGTACAGGGACAGGGTGACTGCGGACCCTATGGAAGCCCACGAGTTCATGCGAGGAGTTCCCGAGGACCGAGCGATTCGGGACCTGAAAGCCGCGGTAGCTTACCTGCGGGGCCGTCCCGATGTGCGCGGGGACAGGATCGGGTCGATCGGTTGGTGCATGGGAGGCGGCTATTCCTTGACCTTAGCCATTCACCAACCGGATCTCGCCGCCTGCGTCATTTACTACGGCCGCCTGGCCACTGATAAGAATCTTCTGGATCAGATAGGAGCGCCCGTGCTCGGGCTCTTTGGCGAGGATGATCGAGGCATTCCCCCGTCGG
The window above is part of the Candidatus Methylomirabilota bacterium genome. Proteins encoded here:
- a CDS encoding sodium-translocating pyrophosphatase, coding for MGMVAVVAGLIGLGYARYLSSYVMKQPEGTPLMVEISAAIRQGARAFLAREFRWLIFIAVGMFFILGFVVSWGGASAYVFGTFSSALAAYLGMSIATRANARTAHAAVSSYAMALKTAYSSGGVMGFYVVGLGLSGLGLVYLLSGNEKVWLSYAFGASSVALFLRVGGGIFTKSADVAADLVGKVEIGIPEDDPRNPAVIADNVGDNVGDIAGMGSDLYESYVSAVAASMVLGTAFGIQGVLLPMYLAAVGIVSSIVGTLFVRPPEVAGSFEAQASQARRSMNAGLYVSNILAILGSLILVWLYLGSLNVFWALVLGLVAGTGIGIGTEYFTAEKAPVIGIARAAQTGAATTLIEGLAVGMMSVIPPVVLVAVATVGSYQLAGLYGIAIASMGMLVTLGSVLAIDCYGPIVDNAAGIAEMAGLGREVRERCEALDSVGNTTAAVGKGFAIGSAALASLAWLATYFKVTHVESVSLTDVNVMAGLFIGALLPFVFSALAMRGVGTGAFDMVAEVRRQFKEIPGLMEGTAKPDYVSCVDIATKRALRSMLLPGMLVIVVPVGMGLLLGVESLAGLLMGALLSGFCLAVFMANAGGAWDNAKKYIEAGHLGGKGSEAHKAAVIADTVGDPFKDTAGPSLNILIKLVGKVAVIFAPLFII
- a CDS encoding dienelactone hydrolase family protein; amino-acid sequence: MSELFRKRPWFLGLLIFVGATVPLWGAVRVETSSVTYKSGAEQVQGYLARPAARGPFPALVVIHEWWGLNTQIKGMAEKLAREGYVTLAVDLYRDRVTADPMEAHEFMRGVPEDRAIRDLKAAVAYLRGRPDVRGDRIGSIGWCMGGGYSLTLAIHQPDLAACVIYYGRLATDKNLLDQIGAPVLGLFGEDDRGIPPSAVRAFDRTMKTLDKETQMHIYPGAGHAFANPGRPSYRKAAAADSWNQTVAFFAKFLKP